AGATAACGTCGCTGGTGCTGTTGTCACCCACACTTATGCATTTCCAGGCAAGTACCTTGTCACCGTGACTGTGGTGGATGACAAGGGCGGAAGAACGACGAACTGGAATGCGCCAATCCGTGTCGAAGTTCTGCACCCAACTGTGGAAGAAGTAACAAATGAAACGCAGCCGTATGTGGTCGTAGCAAGCAGCGATGATATCGTTGAGAGCGGAACCAAGGTTGACTTTGATGCGAATTCTTCGGCAGCATATGCGGTGATCTGGGACGAGGATGCTGAGGAATGGATAGCAGCTATGGATAGCGGATTAATTGCCTCCGTTGTATGGAGCTTCGGTGATGGTAATGTTTTAGCAGGCAACTTCGAAGATCTAGCGATCGTCAACCACACTTATGTCGGCAACGGAAGTGTTTACGCCTCGTGGCTGGCAGTGACAAGCATCCGTGGTGCGGCACAGATGTACTACATGACCATCATCGTGTTGCCAGAGGAAGTTACAGTACCAGTTGCAATCAAAAACCCTGACACATACATCGTTGCGACAATCGGAGAACCTCAATCACTAGATCCGGCCTATGATTACGAGACAGCTGGAGGGGAGATTTTACAGAACGTCTACGAGACGCTGGTGTGGTATGATTATACCTCTGGATCTGCAGATAAACTGATTCCAATGCTAGCCACTAATGTACCGACAATCGAAAATGGAGGCGTTTCACAAGACGGACTGAATTATACCTTCCACATCCGACAAGGCGTTAAATTCCACGATGGCACGACTATGAACGCATACGACGTTGAATATTCACTTGAACGCGTGCTGAGGATCAATGACCCAAGCGGTCCAGCCTGGATGATGGGACAGGTGATGATTCCAGATTATGGACCTGGAACGCTCGATCCCGATGCCATTAATGCCTCTGTGGAAGTTGTGGATGAATACACGATCGTCATACACCTCATTCAGCCCTACCCGGCATTTATCAAAATAATGGCATACACGGTGGCTTCGATCGTCTCAATGGAGTATTTTGAGGAACACTTGGAAAGCGATACAGCTCTGCTAGATAAAGACGCATGTGGCACTGGGCCTTTCAAGCTGAAGGAATGGGTATCGAACCAATACATCATGCTTGAGAGATTCGATGACTACTGGAGAGAGCCTGCAAAACTCAAATACGTCATCATCAAGAAGGTCCAGGATGTCAATACAAGAGAAATGATGCTATTCTCAGGAGACGCTGACAGTGTCTACATCCCGCGCCAGCATACGTCCGATGTTAGAGGCAAGCCCGGACTGCGTATCGTAGAAGGACTCCCGACATTTAACATCGACTTCATCGGCTTCAACCAGAACATACAGCCTGGACTTGATATAGGAACTATCCCAGCAACGTTCTTCTCGGATATCAATATAAGAAAGGCATTTGTGCATGCATTTGACTATGAAACTTTCATCGAGAGTACGCTCTTTGGTACTGGCATACAGGCAAGAGGGGCAATTCCGAAGGACATGTTTGGTTATAACGAATCCGTGCCGCTCTTCGAATACAACCTGACAAAGGCCGCTTATTACCTGACACAGGCAATTGATCCCACAACAAACAAAAGCTGGGCGGAAAAGGGCTTTGAAATAGTGTTGTACTATAATGCGGGTAACACAGTCAGAGAAGCAGCTTGCGGGCTTCTCAAGAAAGGACTTGAATCTCTGAGTGGGAGAGAAATAGGTGGAATAACCATAGGAACCATAAAAGTAAAGGTAGAACAACTCGACTGGTCCGGAGAATATTTACCGAGGTTATTCGATCGCCAGTTACCTATTTTCGTCCTTGGATGGGCACCTGATTACGCCGATCCAGATGACTACACATTCCCGTTCTATCACGAAAACGGAACCTACGCTTACTTTGCTGGCATCAACAACCACACGCTGACACTAAAAGTTGAAGAAGCGGCAAAAGAATTCAACGAAACGAGAAGAGCAGAGCTGTATTATGAGATCGAGATGGCGGTATACGAAAATGCGTATTACCTGTGGCTAGCACAGGCAACGAACTTCCACGTCGAACGCGACTGGACACAAGGCTATTATTACAACCCGATGTTCGCTGGCCTGTATTATTACCCGATATATAAGGCCTGACATTCCAAACTCTTTTCGTCCCTTTTTATTATTTTTTATATTTTCTCATGCCGTCAACCCCAACTTTTGGATCGGAATCCAAGACCCTGATACCGCTATTGTACGATCTCTCAAGCTGGCCGAGAGTCGACGCCGTAAACCACCATTAGTCACATTAGTCAGGTTGTCGGAAAATGCTTTATAGCAAAATCTCTTTCCAGGAATTGAGGTGTCGCTGCTTTGAAACTGGGAGCCTATATAATTAGAAGGCTTCTGCTGCTCCTTCCTGTTTTACTCGGTGTCTCGGTTTTCATATTTACCTTGACCAGAATTGGAGGAAACCCAGCTGCAGCATATATGAGCGAGAGAATGACTCCCGAACAAGTTGCCCAAATCTACGAGAAATTCCATCTCAACGAACCGATATATGTACAGTATTGGTATTGGTTGGATGGCATCTTGCATGGGGATTGGGGGTATTCGAAGGTAGCAAGAGCCCCTGTAACAACAGCCATAGGTTGGTATTTTCCGGCTACTGCTGAATTAGCCATTATTAGCATGATCATTGCCGTTGTAGTGGGAATCGCCCTTGGCACAATCTCCGCTGTGAAAAGAGACACACCTGTCGATCATGCAACGAGAGTTATTGCACTTTCTGGCGTTTCATTACCGATTTTCTGGCTTGGTCTAATACTCCAATACGTCTTTTTTTATAAACTTCAATGGTTTCCTTCCGGCGGAAGATATGATGCATTATTGTATCTGCGGGAAGGACCTATTCAAAGGTATACAGGCTTTTGGACGATAGATACGCTGTTGAGTGGAAATCTCACTTTGTTTGGCGACGCGCTCATGCATCTTGCCCTTCCTGCTATTACACTTTCATTTGGGACAATCGCAATCATTACGAGGATTATGCGGTCTAGCATGCTGGAAGTCCTCAATCAGGATTATATAAAAACTGCAAGATCAAAGGGATTACCTGAAAAGACTGTCATTAAAAAGCACGCAAGAAAGAACGCTCTCATCCCAACCACGACGATCGTGGGACTGTCATTTGGCGGATTACTTGGTGGCGCGGTTCTCACTGAAACGATTTTCTCGTGGCCTGGTATGGGGCAGTGGTCCACAGCCGCGATCACGATGAATGATTGGGCCTCGATAATGGGATTCGTCTTGGTCACCGCTCTCATTTATGTTATTGCAAATCTTGTTGTAGACATCCTATACGCATTTCTCGATCCAAGAGTAAGGCTGGGGTGATACGATAACACTTGATGCTTATCGAGGGAAAAAGGAGAATCAGAAATCACGCATCAACTACATTAAGAAATCACTATCACCGCGAATTAGAGAATTCCGCTACTCACTCTTTCTTATGAGGAAGAGTTTATTGGCGATAGTTGGCTTAATACTTGTACTGACAATCGTGGTGATCGCCATACTAGCACCAGTGCTGGCACCGATTAAACCCGGCCAAACAGATCCCATGGATATCCCAAAAGATTACAAGCCTCCGAAGCCGCCGGGTGCTGAAGGATATATTTTAGGAACAGGCAAATTTGGAGCGGATATTTATTACGGCATCATTTGGGGTGCTAGGACATCCATTTATATTGCTCTCTATGTCGTGTTCGTCGCATCTATCATTGGCATCGTTCTCGGTGCCATAGCCGGCTACTTCGGCGGTGCGATCGATGAGGCCATAATGAGAATCACTGACATCTTTCTTTCAATTCCAGCGCTGATATTGGCGATGGCAGTCGCCGCGGTATTGAGCAAAAATCTCGAGAACACTATGCTCGCCTTGATAATCGTGTGGTGGCCACCCTATGCCCGACTGATACGCGGCCAGGTATTATCTATTAAAGAAAACACCTACGTTGAGGCGGCGAGAGCTGTTGGTGCAAAGAGGAGCAGAGTCCTTTTCAGACATATCGTGCCGAACTCACTGGCGCCGAT
This region of Methanomassiliicoccales archaeon genomic DNA includes:
- a CDS encoding PKD domain-containing protein, with amino-acid sequence MEGEGERLPREGAPKGSMTKIIAAVIVIIIVVAAIAGAVLLMGGKVVENKSPTVSATADATTIIAGESVTFDASDSTDPDGEIVQYIWNFGDGATDNVAGAVVTHTYAFPGKYLVTVTVVDDKGGRTTNWNAPIRVEVLHPTVEEVTNETQPYVVVASSDDIVESGTKVDFDANSSAAYAVIWDEDAEEWIAAMDSGLIASVVWSFGDGNVLAGNFEDLAIVNHTYVGNGSVYASWLAVTSIRGAAQMYYMTIIVLPEEVTVPVAIKNPDTYIVATIGEPQSLDPAYDYETAGGEILQNVYETLVWYDYTSGSADKLIPMLATNVPTIENGGVSQDGLNYTFHIRQGVKFHDGTTMNAYDVEYSLERVLRINDPSGPAWMMGQVMIPDYGPGTLDPDAINASVEVVDEYTIVIHLIQPYPAFIKIMAYTVASIVSMEYFEEHLESDTALLDKDACGTGPFKLKEWVSNQYIMLERFDDYWREPAKLKYVIIKKVQDVNTREMMLFSGDADSVYIPRQHTSDVRGKPGLRIVEGLPTFNIDFIGFNQNIQPGLDIGTIPATFFSDINIRKAFVHAFDYETFIESTLFGTGIQARGAIPKDMFGYNESVPLFEYNLTKAAYYLTQAIDPTTNKSWAEKGFEIVLYYNAGNTVREAACGLLKKGLESLSGREIGGITIGTIKVKVEQLDWSGEYLPRLFDRQLPIFVLGWAPDYADPDDYTFPFYHENGTYAYFAGINNHTLTLKVEEAAKEFNETRRAELYYEIEMAVYENAYYLWLAQATNFHVERDWTQGYYYNPMFAGLYYYPIYKA
- a CDS encoding ABC transporter permease, with the translated sequence MKLGAYIIRRLLLLLPVLLGVSVFIFTLTRIGGNPAAAYMSERMTPEQVAQIYEKFHLNEPIYVQYWYWLDGILHGDWGYSKVARAPVTTAIGWYFPATAELAIISMIIAVVVGIALGTISAVKRDTPVDHATRVIALSGVSLPIFWLGLILQYVFFYKLQWFPSGGRYDALLYLREGPIQRYTGFWTIDTLLSGNLTLFGDALMHLALPAITLSFGTIAIITRIMRSSMLEVLNQDYIKTARSKGLPEKTVIKKHARKNALIPTTTIVGLSFGGLLGGAVLTETIFSWPGMGQWSTAAITMNDWASIMGFVLVTALIYVIANLVVDILYAFLDPRVRLG
- a CDS encoding ABC transporter permease → MRKSLLAIVGLILVLTIVVIAILAPVLAPIKPGQTDPMDIPKDYKPPKPPGAEGYILGTGKFGADIYYGIIWGARTSIYIALYVVFVASIIGIVLGAIAGYFGGAIDEAIMRITDIFLSIPALILAMAVAAVLSKNLENTMLALIIVWWPPYARLIRGQVLSIKENTYVEAARAVGAKRSRVLFRHIVPNSLAPMLVSATMDLGVVVLVAAGLSYIGFGPPTGYAEWGKMVSDGQEYFLSEIPYPYPDGPRYNPWWMVTFPGLMIFIFVLGFNLLGDGLRDILDPRLRR